From a single Nicotiana tomentosiformis chromosome 2, ASM39032v3, whole genome shotgun sequence genomic region:
- the LOC138904970 gene encoding uncharacterized protein encodes MLSNIHNNKVFVEHTSDNIQARGSHNQAGHGVGIGTDRVTHGGGQLHLFATLDRQSAEASAEVITCIILVCSHNAYAIIDPGSTFSYVTPYFAINLGLEPEQLSEPFLVSTPVGESVEATRVYRGCIVSVQGRNTEANLIELEMVDFDVIMGMDWLCSCYAMLDCRAKIVRFQFPNEEVLEWKGNSASLRESEPPALQSVPVVREFLEVS; translated from the exons ATGTTGAGCAACATTCACAACAACAAGGTCTTTGTGGAACATACAAGCGACAACATTCAG GCTCGTGGTTCTCATAATCAGGCCGGGCATGGAGTAGGCATAGGTACAGATCGAGTTACTCACGGAGGGGGACAACTCCATTTGTTTGCTACACTTGATCGTCAGAGTGCAGAGGCATCTGCAGAAGTTATTACATGTATAATTCTAGTCTGCTCACATAATGCTTATGCCATAATTGATCCAGGTTCAACATTTTCGTATGTGACTCCATACTTTGCAATTAACCTCGGGCTAGAACCTGAACAACTTAGTGAGCCATTCctagtatctactccagttggcgaGTCAGTGGAAGCCACAAGAGTCTATAGAGGTTGTATAGTTTCAGTCCAAGGTCGCAACACCGAGGCCAATCTCATAGAGTTAgaaatggtggatttcgatgtgatcatgggtatggattggttgtgtTCCTGCTATGCCATGTTAGATTGTCGTGCCAAGATAGTCAGGTTCCAATTTCCAAATGAAGAAGTcttagagtggaaaggtaattcAGCATCGCTTAgag AATCAGAACCACCAGCTCTTCAGTCCGTGCCAGTTGTTAGAGAATTTCTAGAAGTTTCCTAG
- the LOC104095532 gene encoding uncharacterized protein isoform X3 has product MVKAVVGEEIQLKLAENRLGKSGLPSQVGLVIGNLSSKLDRGFLFDLIPTPPNDDGKPACSIISGSVKDDRKKTLKGKLQPDSSALFIDKDWVAEHARQVGRMLLGGMKVVGIYVWTNESSFKNSTITLCQTAKAVSEAAPLLEVDWDERLLVHIGYSPLRWTCRNCLLASNITSSSLRPCDFKMGKVLSTLQAFRCTFNFDLRLPISEGLISKRLADILRHGISIHANELKSAKALIDGKLAIEDEQFDSGGLHDVEFLLPFTEDKYLEACRQKEVIGLLVFSGSICSYAYSNSKEPVSQALTDIKEDIIKSLRSRLDIMCDEADRESDSKDDKTEESSNHILNGSAVLQLDLQLLRTAVQNGQLVQDVNQKAFTTLTHSVLPQHV; this is encoded by the exons ATGGTGAAAGCAGTAGTGGGAGAAGAAATACAGCTCAAATTAGCTGAAAATCGGCTTGGCAAATCTGGACTTCCTTCTCAG GTAGGGCTTGTAATTGGGAATTTGAGTTCGAAATTAGATCGAGGATTCCTATTTGATTTAATCCCAACGCCGCCAAACGACGACGGTAAACCGGCCTGTTCCATAATCAGCGGCAGCGTAAAAGATGATCGGAAAAAGACATTGAAAGGGAAGTTGCAGCCTGATTCTTCGGCATTGTTCATTGACAAAGATTGGGTTGCTGAACACGCTCGTCAG GTTGGGAGAATGCTATTGGGTGGCATGAAGGTGGTTGGCATTTATGTCTGGACCAATGAGAGCTCATTCAAAAATTCAACCATCACACTTTGTCAG ACTGCAAAAGCAGTTTCTGAAGCGGCCCCTCTGTTGGAAGTGGATTGGGACGAGAGATTGCTTGTTCACATTGGTTACAGTCCCTTGAG GTGGACTTGTCGAAATTGCTTGCTGGCTTCAAATATTACGTCAAGCAGTCTACGACCTTGTGACTTTAAAATGGGAAAAGTTCTTAGTACCCTTCAGGCATTCAGATGCACATTTAACTTTGATTTAAG GTTGCCCATTTCCGAGGGTTTAATTAGCAAAAGATTGGCTGACATTCTTCGTCATGGAATTTCAATTCATGCCAATGAGCTTAAAAGTGCCAAGGCATTGATTGATGGGAAATTG gCAATTGAAGATGAGCAATTTGATTCAGGCGGCTTACATGATGTTGAATTCCTCCTACCTTTCACGGAAGATAAGTATTTGGAAG CATGCAGACAAAAGGAGGTAATAGGTCTTCTAGTCTTTAGTGGCTCTATCTGCTCCTATGCTTACTCAAATTCGAAGGAACCAGTTTCTCAAGCTTTGACTGACATAAAG GAAGACATAATTAAGAGTCTAAGAAGCAGATTAGATATCATGTGTGATGAGGCAGACAGAGAATCAGATTCTAAAGATGACAAAACTGAAGAGAGCAGCAACCACATATTGAATGGGAGTGCAGTTCTGCAACTTGATTTACAGTTACTGAG